In Ruminiclostridium papyrosolvens DSM 2782, the following proteins share a genomic window:
- a CDS encoding iron-containing alcohol dehydrogenase, with product MSFNYFIPSRILFGKGQLSELHNQSLPGKKALIVTSAGTSVKKYGYLGRLEEELKKANVEFILFDKILPNPIKPHVMEGAKLARESGCDFIIGLGGGSSIDSAKSIAVMASNEGDYWDYVGGGSGKGMPVAVDPLPVVAITTTAGTGTEADPWTVITNDETNEKIGFGYDKTFPVLSIVDPDLMMTVPAHLTAYQGFDALFHSTEGYINVVANEMSDMYALKSIELLGKYLSKAVNDGSDEEAREKVALANTLAGMVESTSGCTSEHSLEHAMSAFHPDLPHGAGLIMVSREYYTFFAKSGACSQRMIDMAVALGKKDAKEPMDFVIALLELQKACGMDNLKMSEYGIEKSEMEALAKNARHTMGGLFACDPVKLSDKDVVEIYNKSYK from the coding sequence ATGAGTTTTAATTATTTTATTCCATCAAGAATACTTTTTGGTAAGGGTCAGCTCTCAGAGCTTCATAATCAGTCCTTGCCGGGGAAAAAAGCATTAATTGTCACATCAGCCGGAACGTCTGTGAAAAAGTACGGTTATCTGGGCAGACTGGAAGAGGAGCTAAAAAAGGCAAATGTTGAATTCATTCTATTTGATAAAATATTGCCAAACCCCATAAAGCCTCATGTTATGGAGGGAGCTAAACTTGCAAGGGAGAGTGGCTGCGACTTCATTATTGGTCTTGGAGGCGGTAGCAGTATTGATTCTGCAAAATCCATTGCTGTAATGGCTTCAAACGAAGGTGATTATTGGGATTATGTAGGCGGGGGTTCCGGCAAGGGTATGCCGGTTGCTGTTGACCCTTTGCCTGTAGTAGCTATTACAACTACTGCCGGTACGGGTACTGAAGCAGACCCGTGGACAGTTATAACAAATGACGAAACCAATGAAAAAATCGGTTTTGGCTATGATAAAACCTTCCCTGTATTGTCTATCGTTGACCCTGACCTCATGATGACAGTTCCTGCACATCTTACAGCGTATCAGGGGTTTGATGCACTGTTCCACAGCACAGAGGGCTATATTAATGTAGTTGCAAATGAAATGAGTGATATGTATGCCTTAAAGAGCATAGAGCTTTTAGGCAAATATCTTTCAAAAGCCGTAAATGACGGCTCCGATGAAGAGGCACGTGAAAAGGTTGCTTTGGCAAATACACTTGCGGGAATGGTTGAATCCACATCCGGCTGTACTTCAGAACACTCTTTGGAACATGCCATGAGTGCATTTCACCCGGATTTACCCCATGGAGCAGGACTTATTATGGTGAGCAGGGAGTACTATACATTTTTTGCGAAATCAGGTGCGTGCAGTCAGAGGATGATTGATATGGCTGTAGCCTTGGGTAAAAAAGATGCAAAGGAGCCTATGGATTTTGTAATAGCCCTCCTAGAGCTTCAAAAAGCTTGCGGTATGGACAATTTAAAAATGTCCGAATACGGTATTGAGAAAAGCGAAATGGAGGCTCTGGCGAAGAATGCAAGGCATACAATGGGTGGTTTGTTTGCTTGCGACCCGGTGAAGTTATCCGATAAAGATGTTGTTGAAATATACAATAAGTCTTATAAATAA
- the adhE gene encoding bifunctional acetaldehyde-CoA/alcohol dehydrogenase yields MTKKNLVVNSVDTLLDKLAEIRKAQQEYSTFTQEQVDKIFLAASLAANKKRIPLAKMAQAETGMGVIEDKVIKNHYAAEYIYNAYKDTQTCGVIERDEAFGITKIAEPLGVVAAIVPTTNPTSTAIFKALIALKTRNGIIFSPHPRAKKSTIEAANIILEAAVAAGAPKGIIGWVDEPTIELSERVMKEADIILATGGPGMVKAAYSSGKPAIGVGPGNVPAIIDESADIKTAVSSIIVSKTFDNGMICASEQSVIVLDKIYNEVKKEFSLRGAYMLNKEETQKVREVILINGALNAKIVGQSAHNIAKLAGFEVPVEAKILVGEVESVELSEAFAHEKLSPVLAMYKAKSFDDAVLKAERLIADGGFGHTASLYIDTVNSKDKLDKFTAAMKTCRIVINTPSAQGGIGDLYNFKLAPSLTLGCGSWGGNSVSENVGVKHLINIKTVAERRENMLWFRAPEKVYFKKGCLGVALKELKTVMNKQRAFIVTDSFLYNNGYTKAVTNLLDDMNIKHHTFFDVAPDPTLACAKVGAEAMRDFKPDVIIALGGGSAMDAGKIMWTMYEHPEVDFQDLAMRFMDIRKRVYTFPKMGEKAYFVAIPTSAGTGSEVTPFAVITDEQTGVKYPLADYELMPKMAIVDADLMMNMPKGLTSASGIDALTHALEAYASMLSTDYTKGLALQATKSIFEYLPSAYENGAKDPIAREKMADASTMAGMAFANAFLGVCHSMAHKLGAFHHLPHGVANALLITEVMKFNIAEAPVKMGAFSQYKYPEILKRYAEIASFIGITGSSDEDKFKKLIVKIDELKAKVGLPKTIKEAGVDEKKFLATLDEMVEQAFDDQCTGANPRYPLLSEIKDMYLKVYYGK; encoded by the coding sequence ATGACTAAGAAAAATTTGGTAGTAAATAGTGTTGACACTCTGTTGGATAAACTGGCAGAGATAAGAAAGGCACAGCAAGAATATTCAACATTTACACAGGAACAGGTTGACAAAATATTTCTAGCTGCTTCACTAGCTGCTAATAAAAAGAGAATTCCTCTTGCTAAAATGGCTCAGGCTGAAACCGGAATGGGTGTTATAGAAGACAAGGTAATCAAGAACCATTATGCAGCAGAATACATTTATAACGCATATAAGGACACACAAACCTGTGGTGTTATTGAACGTGATGAAGCTTTTGGTATCACAAAGATAGCGGAACCTCTTGGCGTTGTTGCAGCAATTGTACCAACTACAAACCCAACTTCAACAGCAATTTTCAAGGCACTTATCGCTTTGAAGACCAGAAACGGAATTATATTCTCACCACATCCGAGAGCAAAGAAATCCACTATTGAGGCTGCAAATATAATACTGGAAGCTGCTGTTGCAGCAGGTGCACCAAAGGGAATCATCGGATGGGTTGATGAACCTACAATAGAGCTTTCAGAAAGAGTTATGAAGGAAGCTGATATAATACTTGCCACAGGCGGACCGGGTATGGTTAAGGCTGCATACTCCTCAGGAAAGCCGGCTATAGGCGTCGGACCGGGTAATGTACCTGCAATAATTGACGAAAGTGCCGATATAAAGACAGCTGTAAGTTCAATCATTGTTTCAAAGACATTTGACAACGGTATGATTTGTGCTTCCGAGCAGTCAGTAATCGTTTTAGATAAAATATACAACGAAGTTAAAAAAGAGTTTAGTCTCAGAGGAGCATACATGCTCAACAAGGAAGAAACTCAGAAGGTAAGAGAAGTTATATTGATTAACGGAGCATTAAACGCTAAAATCGTTGGTCAGTCAGCTCACAATATTGCAAAACTGGCAGGCTTTGAAGTTCCTGTTGAAGCGAAGATATTGGTAGGAGAGGTTGAGTCAGTTGAATTGTCCGAAGCTTTCGCACACGAAAAGCTTTCACCTGTACTTGCAATGTACAAGGCAAAGAGCTTCGATGATGCTGTATTAAAGGCTGAAAGACTTATAGCAGACGGCGGTTTCGGTCATACTGCATCATTATATATTGATACTGTAAACAGCAAGGATAAACTTGATAAATTTACTGCAGCAATGAAGACATGCAGAATTGTTATAAATACACCATCAGCACAGGGTGGAATCGGAGACCTTTACAACTTCAAACTTGCTCCGTCACTCACTCTTGGTTGCGGTTCATGGGGCGGCAACTCCGTTTCTGAAAATGTCGGAGTAAAGCATCTGATTAATATTAAGACTGTTGCTGAGAGGAGAGAGAATATGCTGTGGTTCAGAGCGCCTGAAAAGGTTTATTTCAAGAAAGGATGCCTTGGTGTTGCACTAAAAGAACTCAAGACCGTAATGAATAAGCAAAGGGCATTCATAGTTACAGACTCATTCCTTTACAACAATGGATATACTAAAGCTGTTACAAATCTTTTGGATGATATGAATATCAAGCATCATACTTTCTTTGATGTAGCTCCTGACCCTACTCTTGCTTGTGCAAAGGTTGGTGCTGAAGCAATGAGAGATTTCAAGCCTGACGTTATCATAGCATTAGGCGGAGGTTCCGCAATGGATGCAGGTAAAATCATGTGGACAATGTATGAACATCCTGAAGTTGATTTCCAGGACCTCGCAATGAGATTTATGGATATCAGAAAAAGAGTATACACATTCCCTAAGATGGGCGAGAAGGCATACTTTGTTGCAATTCCTACATCAGCAGGAACAGGTTCAGAGGTAACACCGTTTGCTGTTATCACTGACGAACAGACAGGTGTAAAGTATCCTCTTGCAGACTATGAACTAATGCCAAAGATGGCAATAGTTGATGCAGACCTTATGATGAACATGCCTAAGGGCTTAACCTCAGCTTCCGGTATAGATGCATTGACACATGCCCTTGAAGCATATGCTTCAATGCTTTCAACAGACTATACAAAGGGTCTTGCTTTGCAGGCAACAAAGAGCATTTTTGAATACTTACCTTCAGCATATGAAAACGGTGCAAAAGATCCTATAGCAAGGGAAAAAATGGCTGACGCATCAACAATGGCCGGTATGGCATTTGCAAATGCCTTCCTGGGTGTTTGCCACTCAATGGCTCACAAGCTGGGAGCATTCCACCACCTGCCTCACGGTGTGGCAAATGCACTTTTGATTACTGAAGTTATGAAGTTCAACATAGCTGAAGCTCCTGTAAAGATGGGTGCGTTCTCACAGTATAAATATCCTGAAATACTAAAGAGATATGCTGAAATAGCATCCTTTATCGGAATTACAGGTTCCAGCGATGAAGACAAATTTAAGAAGCTTATAGTTAAAATAGATGAGTTAAAGGCAAAAGTAGGATTGCCAAAGACTATCAAGGAAGCAGGCGTGGATGAGAAAAAATTCCTTGCAACCTTGGATGAAATGGTTGAACAGGCATTCGATGATCAGTGCACAGGTGCCAACCCAAGATACCCACTTTTAAGTGAAATCAAGGATATGTACCTGAAAGTTTACTATGGCAAGTAA
- a CDS encoding FecCD family ABC transporter permease produces the protein MKNKKIKKALTNIGFIPIMLLLLLIVMVAGTAIGAVNVPFFDTFKIILKNIGILKHATFAEGQEPIIFLVRFPRVVVAALAGTALASSGAVMQGMFRNPMADPGLLGISSGSGLGAVLAIKLGLTAASMYFMPLFAFTGAFIAIFVIYLLSYQKGKVPVLTLMLSGIAVSTFIGAITNIILTLSYDYQVKEFLFWSTGGLDGRRWEHVQLVIIPIILSVALMFVFSRDLNVLMLGEEEAKSVGLSSGKIRTVLLILVSVATASAVCVSGAISFVGLIVPHIMRLLVGPNYKKLLPASSIGGAIFLVACDLVSRVVAIPYEIGVGIITALVGAPYFLYLLLRSKKEGGAVI, from the coding sequence ATGAAAAATAAAAAAATAAAAAAAGCTCTGACAAATATAGGATTTATACCGATAATGCTGCTGCTTCTGCTGATTGTAATGGTTGCGGGAACAGCTATAGGGGCGGTAAACGTACCTTTTTTTGATACCTTTAAAATCATACTTAAAAATATAGGTATATTAAAACATGCCACATTTGCTGAAGGACAGGAGCCTATAATTTTTCTTGTTAGGTTCCCCAGAGTGGTAGTAGCTGCACTTGCAGGTACAGCCCTTGCCTCATCCGGGGCAGTAATGCAGGGAATGTTCAGAAATCCCATGGCTGATCCGGGATTGTTGGGAATATCCAGCGGTTCCGGATTGGGAGCTGTTCTGGCTATAAAGCTGGGGTTAACTGCTGCAAGCATGTATTTTATGCCGCTTTTTGCATTTACGGGAGCATTTATTGCAATATTTGTAATTTACCTGCTGTCCTACCAGAAAGGAAAAGTACCCGTACTTACACTTATGCTTTCCGGTATAGCGGTGAGTACTTTTATAGGGGCAATAACCAATATTATCCTTACTCTGTCCTATGATTATCAGGTAAAGGAGTTTCTTTTCTGGTCCACGGGAGGACTTGACGGGAGGCGGTGGGAACACGTACAACTGGTGATAATTCCAATCATACTAAGTGTTGCACTTATGTTTGTTTTCTCAAGGGACTTGAATGTTCTTATGCTGGGGGAAGAGGAAGCAAAGTCCGTAGGATTAAGTTCAGGAAAAATCAGAACAGTACTGCTGATATTGGTTTCCGTTGCCACAGCAAGTGCGGTTTGTGTCAGCGGAGCCATAAGTTTTGTGGGTTTGATTGTTCCCCATATAATGAGACTTCTGGTTGGACCAAACTATAAAAAGCTGCTGCCTGCCAGCAGTATCGGAGGAGCAATTTTCCTTGTGGCCTGTGACCTTGTATCACGTGTGGTAGCCATTCCCTACGAGATTGGAGTAGGAATAATAACAGCGTTGGTGGGAGCACCTTATTTCCTTTACCTTTTACTAAGAAGCAAAAAGGAAGGAGGGGCGGTAATCTAG
- a CDS encoding ABC transporter ATP-binding protein, whose translation MESIIEIQNLNYEINNKRILDNICLKVKEGELVGLIGPNGAGKTTLLKCLNGIYKAEGTVKVNGVLIDRMSNKSLAEKIALMHQNTQIGFPFPAKEVVLMGRYPYLKRMQRESKEDFKIARKNMEYTDTEKLEDCAINEMSGGERQRVLFAKTLTQQTDIILLDEPTASLDITYQEQIFKYARDLSEQGKTVLAAIHDLKIAAKYCTRLVLMNDGKIVSDGSPEEVLTSMNLSRVYGVNALVYKNRITGLLDIYIHKVNEKNKSVRFHVIGGGGTAGSVLRQLYEQGYYVSAGVFFQGDSDIASAEVFGIDYLVEKPFSSITDRLFNENLAYIEKAHTTVLCNMPLGFQNIRNLEAAEQAEKLVIIEDDLPETRDFTGGKAGEIYNRLKSKAVAVINSSRLHEVL comes from the coding sequence ATGGAGAGCATTATTGAAATTCAAAACCTTAATTATGAGATTAACAATAAAAGAATACTCGATAATATTTGCCTTAAGGTAAAAGAAGGAGAACTGGTTGGTCTCATAGGCCCTAACGGTGCAGGGAAAACCACACTGCTTAAATGTCTTAACGGTATTTATAAGGCAGAAGGTACTGTAAAGGTTAACGGAGTATTGATAGACCGGATGAGTAACAAAAGTCTTGCGGAAAAGATTGCTCTGATGCATCAGAATACCCAGATAGGTTTCCCGTTTCCCGCAAAGGAAGTAGTACTTATGGGAAGATATCCTTATCTAAAAAGGATGCAAAGAGAGAGCAAAGAGGATTTTAAGATTGCAAGAAAAAACATGGAGTATACAGATACTGAGAAGCTGGAGGATTGTGCAATAAACGAAATGTCAGGAGGAGAGCGGCAGAGAGTGCTTTTTGCAAAAACCTTGACACAGCAGACAGATATCATACTTTTGGACGAGCCTACCGCAAGTCTGGATATTACATATCAGGAACAGATATTCAAATATGCAAGAGACCTGTCTGAACAGGGAAAAACCGTGTTAGCAGCAATCCATGACCTGAAAATTGCAGCAAAATACTGTACAAGGCTTGTTCTTATGAATGATGGAAAAATTGTGTCAGACGGAAGTCCCGAGGAGGTGCTTACGTCTATGAACTTGTCACGCGTTTATGGTGTAAATGCATTGGTTTACAAAAACAGAATAACAGGTTTACTGGATATTTATATACATAAGGTCAATGAGAAAAACAAATCCGTAAGGTTTCACGTTATAGGCGGAGGGGGAACAGCCGGAAGTGTATTAAGACAGCTCTACGAACAGGGGTACTATGTATCAGCCGGGGTCTTTTTTCAGGGGGACAGTGATATAGCCTCAGCGGAGGTATTTGGTATAGATTATCTTGTGGAAAAACCGTTCTCCAGTATCACAGACAGGCTATTTAACGAGAATCTTGCGTATATAGAGAAAGCTCATACTACCGTACTCTGTAATATGCCCTTGGGATTTCAGAATATCAGAAATCTGGAGGCAGCAGAGCAGGCGGAAAAGCTTGTTATAATAGAGGACGATCTGCCTGAGACCAGAGATTTTACAGGCGGTAAAGCTGGGGAAATATATAACCGCCTCAAAAGTAAGGCGGTTGCAGTAATAAATTCCTCCAGACTGCATGAGGTGCTTTAG
- a CDS encoding ABC transporter substrate-binding protein, with translation MKRNLKILSFILAMIFITGIFGACSSDTNQQASDTTKAIDTSVESTATDKYPLTLEDSKGTKVTIKAKPEKIVSLPLGTCEMLMSLVDKSRIAAMTYYADDAKVSNIADEAKGVGKRIESNAEKIIALQPDLVFLDKMADANVIKQLRDANLTVFMLNTPSNIKQVEDNLELIGKIVGEAAKAKDIIAWMEQKLKAVNDRLELMTDDQKQTVLDYSEMGTTSGKGTNFDDIVTRAGLMNPVSKEGLEGWPELSKEMIIKYNPQIIILPSWYYDAKVSFYTLNEKIKGDKALADIKAVKNNKVISVPYNHISSTSQYAVLAVEDISKVAYPGLFK, from the coding sequence ATGAAAAGGAATTTGAAAATTTTATCTTTTATACTTGCAATGATTTTTATTACCGGAATCTTCGGAGCTTGCAGCAGTGATACAAACCAGCAGGCTTCTGATACTACTAAGGCAATAGATACATCCGTAGAAAGTACTGCAACAGATAAATATCCTCTCACATTGGAGGATTCAAAAGGCACAAAGGTAACTATTAAGGCTAAGCCTGAGAAAATAGTAAGCTTGCCACTTGGAACCTGTGAAATGCTTATGTCACTGGTAGACAAAAGCAGAATTGCGGCTATGACTTATTATGCAGACGATGCCAAAGTTTCCAATATTGCTGATGAAGCTAAAGGAGTCGGTAAAAGGATTGAATCAAATGCGGAAAAAATAATTGCGTTGCAGCCTGACCTTGTTTTTTTGGATAAAATGGCAGATGCAAATGTCATTAAACAGCTAAGAGATGCGAATTTAACGGTGTTTATGCTAAATACTCCCTCAAATATCAAGCAGGTGGAAGATAACCTTGAACTCATAGGAAAAATTGTAGGAGAGGCAGCCAAGGCCAAGGATATAATTGCTTGGATGGAGCAGAAGCTAAAGGCTGTAAATGACAGGCTTGAACTAATGACTGATGACCAGAAGCAAACAGTACTTGATTACAGTGAAATGGGTACCACCAGCGGCAAGGGAACAAATTTTGATGATATTGTCACAAGAGCCGGTCTTATGAACCCTGTGTCAAAGGAGGGTCTTGAAGGATGGCCTGAATTATCCAAGGAAATGATAATAAAGTATAACCCACAGATTATTATTCTGCCGTCATGGTACTATGACGCAAAGGTTAGCTTTTATACTTTGAATGAGAAGATAAAAGGCGATAAGGCACTGGCAGATATAAAAGCAGTAAAGAATAATAAAGTTATTTCAGTACCGTATAATCATATTTCATCAACATCACAATACGCTGTACTGGCAGTAGAGGATATTTCAAAGGTTGCCTATCCGGGACTGTTTAAATAA